The following are encoded in a window of Limibacter armeniacum genomic DNA:
- a CDS encoding 5-(carboxyamino)imidazole ribonucleotide synthase, translating into MQEQADKQFKLGVLGGGQLGRMLIQSGINLNLYTKVLDPDPSAPCSNLADEFVVGALTEYKTVMQFGEDVDVLTIEIENVNTEALEELERQGVKVYPQPSLIRMIQDKRTQKQFYRENDIPTSDFFLISDKKELEDFKNFLPAVQKIGKGGYDGRGVLKLKDESDFEEAFDAPSVLEKLVDIEKEISIIIARNKKGETKAFPPVELVYHDANLVDYLLGPAEISEEVAQRAEEIATDLVNKMEFVGLLAVELFVAKDGKVLVNEIAPRTHNSGHQTIEANYTSQFEQHLRAILDMPLGSTKLRTPSAMVNVLGEPGYEGKAVYEGLNEVLAQEGIYVHLYGKLYTKPHRKMGHVTIIDEDKDKLLEKINFVKENLKVITKEIENGND; encoded by the coding sequence ATGCAAGAACAAGCGGACAAGCAATTCAAGTTAGGTGTTCTGGGAGGCGGACAACTCGGGAGGATGCTCATTCAGTCAGGTATCAACCTGAATCTGTATACAAAAGTATTGGATCCAGACCCGTCGGCACCATGCAGCAATCTAGCAGATGAATTTGTGGTAGGAGCACTTACGGAATACAAAACCGTAATGCAGTTCGGAGAAGATGTGGACGTGCTTACAATCGAAATCGAAAATGTAAACACAGAGGCATTGGAAGAGCTCGAAAGACAGGGAGTTAAGGTTTATCCTCAACCTAGCCTGATCCGCATGATTCAGGACAAGCGTACACAGAAGCAGTTCTATCGTGAAAACGATATTCCTACTTCTGACTTCTTCCTGATCAGCGACAAAAAAGAGCTTGAAGACTTCAAGAATTTCCTACCCGCTGTACAAAAAATCGGAAAAGGCGGCTATGATGGCAGAGGCGTTCTGAAACTGAAAGACGAGTCAGACTTTGAAGAAGCTTTTGATGCTCCTTCAGTATTAGAAAAACTCGTAGATATCGAAAAAGAGATCTCTATCATTATTGCCCGTAACAAAAAAGGAGAGACAAAAGCTTTCCCTCCAGTTGAATTGGTTTACCATGATGCTAACTTAGTAGATTACCTGTTGGGACCTGCTGAGATTTCAGAAGAGGTAGCACAAAGAGCAGAAGAGATTGCAACTGACCTTGTAAACAAAATGGAGTTTGTAGGTCTGCTGGCGGTAGAACTTTTTGTTGCAAAGGATGGAAAAGTCCTTGTAAACGAGATTGCTCCAAGAACACATAACAGCGGTCACCAAACAATCGAAGCCAACTATACTTCTCAGTTTGAGCAACATCTAAGAGCTATATTGGATATGCCTTTGGGTAGCACTAAACTGCGTACACCTTCTGCAATGGTAAATGTATTGGGCGAACCTGGATATGAAGGAAAAGCTGTTTATGAAGGACTGAATGAAGTTCTTGCTCAAGAAGGAATCTATGTCCATTTGTATGGTAAGCTTTATACCAAGCCTCACCGTAAGATGGGTCACGTGACCATCATTGATGAAGACAAGGACAAACTGCTAGAAAAAATCAACTTTGTAAAAGAAAACCTTAAGGTGATTACAAAAGAGATTGAAAACGGCAATGACTGA
- the purD gene encoding phosphoribosylamine--glycine ligase, protein MNVLVLGSGGREHTLAWKLASSPKLTKLYVAPGNAGTADVAENVNIGVTDFEALSKFALEKEIDMLVVGPEAPLVEGVADYFAEKQELSHIKVIGPKKAGAELEGSKDFCKQFMLKHGIPTAAAESFTLAELEAGYAFLEEQKPPYVLKADGLAAGKGVIITEDLDQAKSDLKEMLEGKFGEASNQVLIEQYLSGIEISVFVLTDSKGYVTLPSAKDYKRIGEGDTGLNTGGMGAISPVPFADDAFMKKIDERIIKPTIEGLQKDNIDYTGFIFFGLMNCDGEPYVIEYNVRMGDPETEVVIPRLKSDLLEIFELAGNKELEKAVVEFTEETATTVMLVSGGYPESYEKGKVMTGIGQVKDVIPFHAGTTFNEAGEVVTAGGRVIALTAFGKDKDEALAKSFEAAKAVNFEKKYYRTDIGFDL, encoded by the coding sequence ATGAATGTATTAGTTCTTGGCTCCGGCGGAAGGGAGCATACACTTGCTTGGAAGCTGGCTTCCAGCCCTAAACTGACAAAGCTGTATGTGGCACCGGGCAACGCAGGTACTGCTGATGTGGCAGAAAACGTAAACATTGGTGTTACGGACTTTGAAGCACTCAGCAAGTTTGCTTTGGAAAAAGAAATAGACATGTTAGTGGTAGGACCTGAAGCTCCATTGGTAGAAGGCGTTGCTGACTACTTCGCTGAAAAACAGGAACTGTCTCACATCAAAGTAATTGGTCCTAAAAAAGCCGGTGCCGAATTAGAAGGTAGCAAAGACTTCTGTAAGCAGTTTATGCTAAAACATGGTATCCCTACAGCTGCTGCTGAAAGCTTTACGCTGGCTGAACTTGAAGCTGGATATGCCTTTTTAGAAGAGCAAAAACCTCCGTATGTATTGAAAGCGGATGGTTTAGCTGCTGGTAAAGGAGTAATCATTACAGAAGACCTTGATCAGGCTAAAAGTGACCTGAAAGAAATGCTGGAAGGCAAGTTTGGCGAAGCCAGCAATCAGGTTCTGATCGAACAGTACTTATCTGGTATTGAAATTTCTGTTTTCGTTTTGACAGATAGCAAAGGCTATGTAACATTGCCTTCTGCTAAAGACTATAAGCGTATTGGTGAAGGCGATACAGGACTGAACACTGGTGGTATGGGTGCCATCTCTCCTGTCCCATTTGCTGATGATGCCTTTATGAAAAAGATAGATGAGCGAATCATCAAACCTACAATTGAAGGACTTCAGAAAGACAATATCGATTATACTGGCTTTATCTTCTTTGGTCTGATGAACTGTGACGGAGAGCCTTATGTAATCGAATATAATGTAAGAATGGGGGATCCTGAGACAGAAGTAGTTATCCCTCGTCTGAAATCAGACTTGCTGGAAATCTTTGAGCTGGCAGGAAACAAAGAGCTGGAAAAGGCAGTTGTTGAGTTCACAGAAGAGACAGCAACAACAGTAATGCTTGTATCAGGTGGTTATCCTGAAAGCTATGAGAAAGGTAAAGTCATGACTGGCATTGGTCAGGTAAAAGATGTAATTCCTTTCCATGCTGGAACAACCTTTAACGAAGCTGGTGAAGTAGTTACAGCAGGTGGACGTGTAATCGCCTTAACAGCATTTGGCAAGGATAAAGATGAAGCATTGGCCAAGTCTTTTGAAGCTGCTAAAGCAGTAAACTTTGAAAAGAAATACTACAGAACCGATATCGGTTTTGATCTTTAA
- the recQ gene encoding DNA helicase RecQ produces the protein MVRTEIDDSLRLKLKEVFGYNQFRGEQENIIRNILAGRNTFVIMPTGAGKSLCYQLPALVKDGTAIVISPLIALMKNQVDQLNAVGINAQFLNSTLSKSEANKVKKQLLAGEVKLLYVAPESLTKEENIDLLQSCHLSFAAIDEAHCISEWGHDFRPEYRRIRSIVEQLGDGLPIIALTATATPKVRADIQKNLSMEDADVFLSSFFRENLYYEVRPKVNPQKQLIKFIKQHKGQSGIIYCLSRKKVEEIAEFLRVNDVKALPYHAGMDASIRMNNQDGFLNEDVDVIVATIAFGMGIDKPDVRFVIHYDVPKSLEGYYQETGRAGRDGIESQCLMFFSPKDIQKLEKFNKDKPVTERDNARLLLQEMSYYSNSSVCRPRQLLHYFGENMGKNCGHCDNCRRKHEEFEGKDAVLLSLKAILQTGQRFGIEHIINVIMGIDDQYVNSYNHNSLEVYGKGSNEDKAYWETVIRQAMILNFIQKDTDNIKILKVTDEGLDYMDSPSAVMLTKDHDYSNEQVEENDTEEPAAALSFDEALYELIKGLRKKIAKQKNLPPYVIFQEPSMEEMATLYPTTIQDLAQINGVGMGKARKFGQAFAELIKKYVEENEIETASDVVVKSAVDKSKIKIYIIQQIDRKMDLEDIADNKRMSFDDLLSEIEHICYSGTKLNLDYYIEQIMDDEKIDEIYDYFMEAETDSLSKALDELDEDISEDEIRLMRIKFLSELAM, from the coding sequence ATGGTAAGAACAGAGATTGATGACAGCTTGAGGCTCAAATTAAAAGAAGTATTTGGGTACAATCAGTTCAGAGGGGAACAAGAAAATATTATCAGAAATATATTGGCTGGCAGAAATACATTCGTAATCATGCCTACAGGTGCGGGAAAGTCGCTATGCTATCAGCTACCCGCCCTCGTTAAAGACGGGACTGCCATTGTTATTTCACCACTTATCGCATTGATGAAAAACCAAGTTGATCAGCTGAATGCTGTTGGGATCAATGCACAGTTCCTGAACTCAACACTTTCAAAAAGTGAAGCCAATAAGGTTAAGAAACAACTCCTTGCGGGTGAGGTAAAGTTACTTTATGTAGCGCCTGAGTCCCTCACCAAGGAAGAAAATATAGACTTGCTTCAAAGTTGTCATTTGAGCTTTGCTGCAATTGATGAGGCTCACTGTATTTCAGAATGGGGTCATGACTTCCGACCTGAGTACCGCCGTATTCGATCGATAGTCGAGCAGTTGGGAGATGGACTTCCGATCATTGCCCTGACTGCCACAGCCACACCTAAAGTTAGGGCTGATATACAGAAAAACCTCAGTATGGAAGACGCAGATGTTTTCCTATCCTCCTTCTTCAGGGAAAACCTCTACTACGAAGTCCGACCAAAGGTCAACCCTCAAAAGCAACTCATTAAGTTTATTAAGCAGCACAAAGGACAATCTGGCATTATCTACTGCTTGAGCAGAAAGAAAGTGGAAGAGATTGCTGAATTCTTGCGTGTCAATGATGTGAAAGCTCTGCCATATCATGCAGGTATGGATGCTTCTATCAGGATGAACAATCAGGATGGGTTCCTAAATGAGGATGTTGATGTAATTGTTGCGACAATTGCTTTTGGTATGGGGATCGATAAACCTGATGTCCGCTTCGTTATCCATTATGATGTTCCAAAGTCATTAGAAGGATACTATCAGGAGACAGGACGTGCAGGACGTGATGGCATTGAATCGCAATGTCTGATGTTCTTCAGCCCTAAAGACATTCAGAAACTAGAGAAATTCAATAAAGACAAACCTGTAACAGAGCGTGACAATGCTCGACTACTGTTGCAGGAAATGTCTTACTACTCCAACTCCTCTGTTTGCCGCCCACGACAACTGCTCCACTACTTTGGAGAAAATATGGGCAAAAACTGTGGACACTGTGACAACTGTCGCAGAAAACACGAAGAGTTTGAAGGTAAAGACGCAGTTCTTCTTTCTTTGAAAGCGATTCTCCAAACAGGACAGCGCTTTGGCATTGAACATATTATCAATGTCATTATGGGAATAGATGATCAATATGTGAACAGCTATAACCATAACAGCCTTGAAGTATACGGCAAGGGAAGTAATGAAGACAAGGCCTACTGGGAAACCGTCATCCGTCAGGCTATGATTTTGAACTTTATCCAAAAAGATACAGACAACATCAAAATACTGAAGGTAACTGATGAGGGCCTAGACTACATGGATTCGCCAAGTGCTGTAATGCTCACCAAGGATCATGATTACTCCAATGAACAGGTGGAAGAAAACGATACTGAAGAGCCTGCTGCAGCGCTATCTTTCGATGAAGCACTTTATGAATTGATAAAAGGGCTTCGTAAGAAAATTGCCAAGCAGAAAAACCTTCCCCCTTATGTCATCTTCCAAGAACCTTCTATGGAGGAAATGGCAACACTTTATCCTACTACAATTCAGGATCTGGCACAAATTAATGGTGTCGGAATGGGTAAAGCACGCAAATTTGGTCAGGCTTTCGCAGAGCTGATCAAAAAATATGTGGAAGAAAATGAGATTGAAACAGCGTCTGACGTAGTAGTCAAATCAGCCGTAGACAAGTCAAAAATCAAGATCTATATCATCCAGCAGATTGACCGAAAAATGGACCTTGAGGACATTGCGGACAACAAGCGGATGAGCTTTGATGACTTACTCTCTGAGATTGAGCACATTTGTTACTCTGGCACAAAGCTGAATCTTGATTATTACATAGAGCAAATCATGGATGACGAAAAGATTGATGAAATCTATGATTACTTTATGGAAGCTGAAACAGACAGTCTCTCTAAAGCATTAGATGAATTGGATGAAGATATTTCAGAAGATGAAATCCGTCTAATGCGAATCAAATTCCTATCAGAATTAGCAATGTAA
- a CDS encoding response regulator, with the protein MKKILLIEDNPEMRENTAEILELSNYDVVTAENGKVGVEKARAELPDLIISDIMMPEMDGYGVLFALSKDPKTASIPFIFLTAKAEKSDFRKGMSHGADDYLTKPFDDMELLDAIESRLKKNEIIKKQYDKGEEGLEAFINDAKGLEDLDKLAENRKTRAYKKKSVLFYEGDYPNSLLYVVNGKVKTFKTNEDGKEYITGIHGPGSFLGYVALLEDIAYNETATVLEACEISMIPKEDFFTLVHSSRDVSHKFIKMLTNEVVENEEKMLRLAYGSVRQRVAEVLLDLDRKQEETGKMPITRDDLAKIVGTAKETLIRTLSDFKDEKLIEVKDKNIVILNRSKLEWVSH; encoded by the coding sequence ATGAAAAAGATTCTTCTGATAGAAGATAATCCTGAGATGAGAGAGAACACTGCCGAAATCCTTGAACTCTCCAATTACGACGTTGTTACTGCCGAAAATGGTAAAGTCGGTGTTGAAAAAGCTAGGGCAGAGCTTCCTGATTTAATTATCAGTGATATTATGATGCCTGAAATGGACGGCTATGGTGTACTCTTTGCCCTTAGCAAAGACCCTAAAACAGCTAGTATCCCATTTATCTTCTTGACAGCAAAAGCTGAAAAATCCGATTTCCGAAAGGGAATGAGTCATGGTGCTGATGACTATCTGACAAAACCTTTTGATGATATGGAGCTTTTGGACGCGATTGAAAGCCGTCTGAAAAAGAATGAGATCATCAAAAAGCAATATGATAAAGGAGAAGAAGGGCTTGAAGCGTTTATCAATGACGCCAAAGGACTTGAAGATCTCGATAAGTTGGCAGAGAATCGCAAGACGCGTGCTTATAAAAAGAAGAGTGTTCTTTTCTATGAAGGTGACTACCCGAACTCCCTGCTCTATGTAGTAAACGGTAAAGTCAAGACCTTTAAAACGAATGAAGATGGCAAAGAATATATTACAGGTATTCATGGTCCGGGTTCATTCCTAGGTTATGTTGCCCTGCTGGAAGACATTGCCTACAATGAAACTGCTACAGTCTTGGAAGCTTGTGAAATCAGCATGATTCCTAAAGAAGACTTCTTTACGCTAGTTCACTCAAGCCGTGATGTATCACACAAGTTCATCAAGATGCTGACCAACGAAGTAGTAGAGAATGAGGAAAAAATGCTTCGTTTGGCGTATGGCTCAGTAAGACAACGTGTTGCAGAGGTATTACTTGACCTAGATCGTAAACAAGAAGAGACAGGTAAAATGCCTATTACTAGAGATGACTTGGCAAAGATTGTTGGTACTGCCAAAGAAACATTGATCAGAACACTATCAGATTTCAAAGATGAAAAGCTGATTGAAGTAAAAGATAAGAACATTGTGATTCTAAACCGTTCGAAACTTGAGTGGGTAAGTCACTAA
- a CDS encoding hybrid sensor histidine kinase/response regulator: protein MREVIKVLLIDDDEDDYLITCDLIEDIVVQDYQLDWAGSYHQALEKIKQAEHDVYIVDYRLGAKNGLEIIEEAKNEGNDKPFILLTGQGDFEIDEKAMNLGAFDYLVKGKLDAAQLEKSIRHSIQHSQNLQKIRQLNEELEERVHQRTHQLNEAVLELQQMNHDLQKEIKERKRAEEALRESQHIYQTISQNFPNGIICVLDANLRFVFVEGKELHSLGLNPEELTGKFLPNAKELFAQGNSSLTQSIKSAFNGEEVMLEVQFRNRQYSFNAVPMPDSEGKVKQILVVAMNITDQKKAENEIRKALNKEKELNELKGRFVSMASHEFRTPLSTILSSVSLISRYNTEEQAEKRNKHINRIKSSVNNLTQILNDFLSISKLEEGKAITHLSKINLSAFIDEVCDEMSAVKKPNQRIVYTHTGEAIDFKTDGQLLKNILINLISNAIKYSGNDKNIWVTSSNEENDITISVKDEGIGIPETDQQYLFSRFFRAENAINIQGTGLGLYIVKKYLDLVDGQIEFESIPDQGTTFKITIPKQTYYHHEKDSSDRR, encoded by the coding sequence TATTGTTGATTATAGATTAGGAGCCAAAAATGGGCTTGAGATCATTGAAGAAGCTAAAAACGAAGGAAACGACAAACCATTCATCTTACTGACAGGACAAGGCGACTTTGAAATTGATGAGAAAGCAATGAACCTAGGAGCTTTCGATTATCTGGTCAAAGGGAAACTTGATGCTGCCCAACTGGAAAAGTCAATACGACACAGCATCCAGCATAGTCAGAACTTACAAAAAATAAGACAACTCAATGAAGAGTTGGAAGAACGGGTGCATCAGCGTACCCACCAGCTGAATGAAGCCGTACTGGAACTTCAGCAAATGAACCATGATCTTCAAAAGGAAATCAAAGAACGGAAACGAGCTGAAGAAGCACTCCGTGAAAGTCAGCATATCTACCAAACTATTTCCCAGAACTTCCCCAACGGAATCATATGTGTATTGGATGCTAACCTCAGATTTGTATTTGTAGAGGGTAAAGAACTGCATTCATTGGGTTTAAACCCTGAGGAACTAACAGGCAAGTTTCTACCTAATGCAAAAGAGCTATTCGCTCAAGGAAACAGCTCCCTGACACAAAGCATCAAGAGCGCTTTTAATGGTGAAGAAGTGATGCTTGAGGTACAGTTCCGAAACCGCCAATACTCTTTCAATGCTGTTCCAATGCCTGACAGCGAAGGAAAAGTAAAGCAGATTCTGGTCGTAGCCATGAATATTACAGATCAGAAAAAAGCAGAAAATGAGATCCGTAAAGCCCTGAATAAAGAAAAAGAACTGAATGAGCTGAAAGGACGCTTTGTTTCAATGGCTTCACACGAGTTCCGTACACCTCTAAGTACGATACTTTCATCTGTTTCACTTATTTCTCGATACAACACAGAAGAACAAGCCGAAAAACGAAACAAGCACATCAACAGAATCAAGTCAAGTGTCAACAACCTGACCCAGATTCTCAATGATTTCCTATCAATCAGTAAGCTGGAAGAAGGGAAAGCCATCACTCACCTTTCAAAAATAAACCTCTCCGCTTTTATAGATGAGGTCTGTGATGAAATGAGTGCTGTCAAAAAACCGAACCAACGCATTGTCTACACGCATACTGGAGAAGCGATTGACTTTAAGACAGATGGACAACTCCTGAAAAACATTTTGATTAATTTGATTTCAAATGCTATCAAATATTCAGGAAATGATAAAAATATATGGGTAACTTCAAGTAATGAAGAAAACGATATTACTATCTCTGTAAAAGACGAAGGGATCGGCATTCCTGAAACAGACCAGCAATACCTATTTAGTCGCTTTTTCAGAGCCGAAAATGCGATTAACATACAAGGGACAGGACTCGGTCTGTACATTGTAAAAAAATATTTGGATCTGGTAGACGGACAAATCGAGTTCGAAAGCATCCCAGATCAAGGAACCACTTTTAAAATTACTATTCCAAAACAAACCTACTATCACCATGAAAAAGATTCTTCTGATAGAAGATAA